A genomic stretch from Corvus cornix cornix isolate S_Up_H32 chromosome 7, ASM73873v5, whole genome shotgun sequence includes:
- the PPIL3 gene encoding peptidyl-prolyl cis-trans isomerase-like 3, which yields MAVTLHTDVGDIKIELFCERTPKTCENFLALCASNYYNGCVFHRNIKGFMVQTGDPLGTGKGGNSIWGKKFEDEFSEYLKHSVRGVVSMANNGPNTNGSQFFITYGKQPHLDMKYTVFGKVIDGLETLDELEKLPVNEKTYRPLNDVRIKDITIHANPFAL from the exons ATG GCTGTCACGCTGCATACTGATGTGGGAGATATTAAAATTGAACTATTCTGTGAGCGTACTCCAAAGACCTGTGAA AATTTCCTGGCTCTTTGTGCTAGTAACTACTACAATGGATGCGTATTTCACCGAAATATAAAGGGCTTCATGGTTCAGACAGGGGATCCATTAG GCACTGGGAAAGGAGGTAACAGCATCTGGGGCAAGAAGTTTGAAGATGAATTCAGTGAATATTTAAAG CACAGTGTCCGTGGGGTGGTTTCCATGGCAAACAATGGTCCCAACACCAATGGATCACAGTTCTTCATCACTTATGGCAAACAGCCGCACCTGGACATGAAGTACACGGTGTTTGGAAA AGTTATTGATGGCTTGGAGACCCTGGATGAGCTGGAGAAGCTGCCTGTGAATGAGAAAACCTACCGACCTCTTAATGATGTTCGCATTAAAGACATTACAATTCATGCCAACCCTTTTGCTCTGTAG